The proteins below come from a single Benincasa hispida cultivar B227 chromosome 4, ASM972705v1, whole genome shotgun sequence genomic window:
- the LOC120076187 gene encoding protein ALP1-like has translation MEEMVAMFLHILAHDVKNRIVQREFVQSSETNCLGALDGTYIKVNFSATGHPRYRTRKGEIATNVFDVCDTNGNFVFVLSGWEGFTADSRVSRDVISRPNGLKVPKGYYYLCDVGYPNAEGFLAPYKGERYHLSEWRGGGNAPTAPREFFNMKHSSAWNVIERTLGLLKGRWAILRGQSYYPVQIQCRTIMACCLLHNFINREMTNSELIEDLDEVDSSFATTRGNEINYIESSNEWTQWRNKLAQ, from the exons ATGGAGGAGATGGTTGCTATGTTCTTACATATTTTAGCCCATGACGTTAAGAATCGGATAGTTCAAAGAGAATTTGTACAGTCTAGTGAGACT AATTGTCTGGGTGCATTAGATGGTACGTACATCAAGGTAAATTTCAGTGCAACTGGTCACCCAAGGTATAGGACGAGGAAAGGTGAAATTGCAACAAATGTATTCGATGTGTGTGACACAAATGGCAACTTTGTGTTCGTCTTATCAGGGTGGGAAGGATTCACAGCTGATTCTCGAGTTTCTAGAGATGTAATATCACGACCTAACGGGCTGAAGGTTCCAAAGG GGTATTATTATCTATGTGATGTCGGATACCCAAATGCGGAGGGTTTTTTGGCTCCATATAAAGGCGAAAGATATCATCTTTCAGAGTGGCGTGGAGGAGGTAATGCACCAACAGCTCCACGAGAATTTTTTAACATGAAACATTCTTCTGCATGGAATGTCATCGAGAGAACATTGGGGTTGTTGAAGGGTAGATGGGCAATCTTGCGAGGACAATCATACTACCCAGTACAAATCCAATGTCGAACCATCATGGCGTGTTGCCTTCTGCACAATTTTATCAATAGGGAGATGACTAACAGTGAACTGATCGAGGATTTAGATGAGGTGGATTCAAGCTTTGCTACAACTAGGGGGAATGAGATAAATTATATTGAGAGTTCAAATGAATGGACCCAATGGAGGAATAAACTGGCGCAATAG
- the LOC120076618 gene encoding uncharacterized protein LOC120076618, which translates to MIGKENSVRLGKLSSQIGVLILEIVGKKPHTLDRSLSVLNFDFDLTDKVADNGISNGSNLLNLKAPTTTSNDNSGDQLRTLTTTFDNNSDDQLRVSTITSDDRSDDQLRASTTFVRPTSTTNSGLQQPPLVIQLQHHLRVINSDDQLAPITTIDYKLR; encoded by the exons ATGATTGGGAAAGAAAATTCCGTTAGATTGGGAAAATTGAGCAGCCAAATTGGGGTATTGATATTGGAAATTGTGGGCAAGAAACCCCATACATTAGATCGATCCCTATCTgttctgaattttgattttgatctGACAGATAAGGTTGCTGATAATGGCATTTCCAATGGTTcgaatttattaaatttgaag GCTCCAACAACTACCTCCAATGACAACTCTGGCGACCAACTCCggactctgacaaccaccttcgataacaactccgatgaccaactccgaGTTTCGACAATCACCTCTGATGATAGAtccgacgaccaactccgaGCTTCGACAACCTTCGTGcgaccaacttcgacaaccaattctggcctccaacaaccacctctggTGATCCAACTCCAACACCACCTTCGCGTTatcaactccgacgaccaattgGCTCCGATAACCACCATCGACTACAAACTCCgatga
- the LOC120076619 gene encoding copper transporter 5.1: MMHMTFYWSKEVTLLINSWRTNSWLSYSLSLLACFIVSIFYQYLENYRIRLKLLLCRKPSPSEIEAPLLRSKVAGKFQAVRFAAALFYGVNSAIGYLLMLAIMSFNGGVFVAIVLGLAIGYLVFRSDDEDVSVSVENPCACA; encoded by the coding sequence ATGATGCACATGACCTTCTACTGGAGCAAGGAGGTGACTCTCCTCATCAATTCATGGCGGACAAATTCATGGTTGAGTTATTCCCTCTCTTTgcttgcttgtttcattgtctCCATTTTCTACCAGTATTTGGAGAATTATCGAATCCGTTTGAAGCTTCTTCTGTGTCGGAAGCCATCGCCGTCAGAGATCGAGGCCCCTCTCCTTCGATCTAAAGTGGCTGGGAAGTTTCAGGCTGTGAGATTTGCTGCAGCTCTGTTTTACGGAGTCAACTCGGCGATCGGTTACCTTCTGATGCTCGCGATTATGTCCTTTAATGGCGGAGTTTTCGTTGCAATTGTCTTAGGGCTTGCGATCGGTTATTTGGTGTTTAGGAGTGACGATGAGGACGTTAGTGTTAGTGTTGAAAATCCTTGTGCATGTGCTTAG